The following proteins are co-located in the Chaetodon auriga isolate fChaAug3 chromosome 23, fChaAug3.hap1, whole genome shotgun sequence genome:
- the slitrk1 gene encoding SLIT and NTRK-like protein 1 produces the protein MLLWIVLLNAALCVASGNVTRDVCKEQICSCNEIEGDLHIDCEKRSFTTLQHLTGPSSQFYHLLLHGNSLSRLFPNEFANFYNAVSLHLENNGLHDIVPGAFLGLQLVKRLHINNNKIRSFRKSTFLGLDDLEYLQADFNLLRDIDPAVFRDLNKLEVLILNDNLISALPINVFQHVPITHLDLRGNRIKTLPYEGILEQIPGIAEVLLEDNPWDCNCDLVSLKEWLENIPHNALIGRVICEAPTRLQGSDLNETSEADLCPSLSGGVDTSLVAPPTQEEISETAAHAPRPTPYKPSGDASGPPTPGGHGAKSRSKSRENWQLKTKPTPVLTGVNGDREQLHNMTCPQPCNCKLVGSRQGLGVNCEGKKIESLSNLKPKPLGAHELNMRDNNIHAVKKNQLLGYSSLNLLDLGGNNIKVIDNSTFQNQSELRWLYMDKNYLDTLLAEMFVGLVNLEYLSLEYNDIQVIVAGAFSPMPNLRVLFLNNNLLKSLPVDAFLGISLSKISLHNNYFPYLPVAGVLDQLNSIIQIDLHGNPWDCSCNIVPFKQWTEKLGADVIVSDLKCESPEEFWKRDFRYVRNDLMCRKLYDKVSPTSLSKNSTFTLDSGTRSNSYLEPNRVSISVLVPGLLLVFVTSAFTVVGMLVFILRNRKRSKRRDGNSSASEINSLQTVCDSSYWHSGPYNADGGAHRGFDCSTHLSTTNDA, from the coding sequence atgctgctttggaTTGTTCTGCTGAATGCGGCTCTTTGTGTTGCCAGTGGAAATGTTACAAGGGACGTTTGTAAGGAGCAGATATGCTCTTGCAACGAGATCGAGGGAGATCTGCACATAGACTGCGAAAAAAGGAGCTTCACCACTCTGCAGCATTTGACTGGCCCGAGCTCGCAGTTTTACCACTTGCTGTTGCACGGGAATTCTCTCTCTAGGCTATTTCCCAACGAGTTCGCCAACTTTTACAATGCTGTGAGCCTGCATTTGGAAAACAATGGTTTGCACGACATTGTCCCCGGCGCCTTTCTGGGGTTGCAGCTGGTGAAAAGGCTGCACATCAATAACAATAAGATACGATCATTCAGGAAGAGTACATTTCTGGGGTTAGACGACTTGGAATATCTCCAAGCTGATTTTAATCTATTGAGGGATATTGACCCCGCCGTTTTCAGGGACCTAAATAAACTTGAAGTGTTAATACTTAACGACAACCTCATCAGCGCGCTACCTATAAACGTGTTTCAACATGTGCCCATTACGCATCTCGACCTGCGGGGAAACCGAATCAAAACGTTGCCTTATGAGGGGATCCTTGAGCAAATACCGGGCATTGCGGAGGTTTTGTTGGAGGACAACCCGTGGGACTGTAACTGCGACCTGGTTTCTCTTAAGGAATGGCTGGAGAACATACCGCATAACGCGCTTATTGGGAGGGTGATATGCGAGGCTCCCACCAGGCTGCAAGGGAGCGACTTAAACGAGACGTCAGAAGCGGATCTGTGCCCTTCACTGAGCGGCGGCGTGGACACCAGCCTGGTCGCCCCTCCCACCCAGGAGGAGATCTCGGAGACCGCGGCCCACGCCCCGCGTCCCACGCCTTACAAGCCCAGCGGAGACGCCAGTGGGCCCCCGACGCCTGGCGGCCACGGAGCCAAGAGCCGCTCCAAATCTCGTGAGAACTGGCAGCTGAAAACTAAGCCCACTCCGGTGCTGACAGGTGTGAACGGGGACAGGGAGCAGCTACACAACATGACGTGCCCCCAGCCGTGCAACTGCAAGCTGGTCGGCTCCAGACAAGGGCTGGGGGTCAACTGCGAGGGCAAAAAGATCGAGAGCTTATCCAACCTCAAACCTAAGCCCCTGGGCGCTCACGAGTTGAACATGAGAGATAACAACATACACGCAGTGAAAAAGAACCAGCTGCTTGGCTACTCCAGCCTCAACCTGCTTGATCTGGGTGGGAACAACATCAAGGTGATTGACAACAGCACTTTCCAAAACCAGAGCGAGCTGAGGTGGCTGTATATGGATAAGAACTATCTGGATACGCTGCTGGCAGAGATGTTTGTGGGCCTTGTGAATCTGGAATATCTCAGTTTGGAATACAACGACATCCAGGTGATAGTGGCAGGTGCATTCAGCCCCATGCCAAACCTGAGGGTTCTGTTCCTCAATAACAACTTGCTGAAATCTTTACCCGTGGATGCTTTCCTTGGGATTTCTTTATCCAAAATTAGCCTGCATAACAATTATTTCCCCTATCTCCCCGTGGCTGGCGTGTTGGACCAGCTCAACTCAATCATTCAGATCGATTTGCACGGGAACCCGTGGGATTGCTCGTGCAACATCGTGCCCTTCAAGCAGTGGACGGAGAAACTCGGGGCCGACGTGATCGTGAGCGACCTCAAGTGCGAGTCCCCCGAAGAGTTTTGGAAGCGCGATTTCCGCTACGTCCGGAACGACCTCATGTGCCGCAAACTCTACGACAAAGtctcccccacctccctgtCCAAAAACAGCACTTTCACCCTAGACTCGGGGACGCGCTCGAACTCTTACTTGGAGCCGAACAGGGTCTCCATCTCGGTGCTCGTCCCCGGGTTGCTGTTGGTGTTTGTCACGTCCGCTTTCACTGTCGTGGGAATGCTCGTGTTTATTTTGCGGAATCGAAAGCGATCAAAGCGGAGGGACGGCAACTCCTCGGCCTCGGAGATCAATTCCTTACAGACAGTGTGTGACTCGTCTTACTGGCACAGCGGGCCTTATAACGCAGACGGGGGCGCGCACCGGGGCTTCGACTGCAGCACGCACCTCTCCACGACAAATGATGCGTAA